CGGTGCCGTCCAGCTTGCCAGCCGTCGTGCTGAGCAAGCCGCCAAGAAACACAGTGCCGTCAAGCCACAAGGTGAGCatgcgcggcagcgacaccgACGCTTTCTCGACGCCGCGCAGGAGAGCCTCACCAAAGTGGACGATGGCGCGCGTCGCATACTTTTGGATAGAGTCCACCATCTCCTtctggtgctgcagtgcagcgctATACATGGCTGCCGCCGACATATTCGTGGTGCCGCTCGAAGTCGGCGacgtggccgccgccgttAGCTGGGCCACTGCGCCCTCGCTCGCGTTGCTAGCGAGCGTGTGTAAATGATCGTAGAAGAGTGCCATTTGGTGATGCGCCAGCTCCGACGTACGGTCCAGCTCACGCGCCTTATCGTACTCGGCAAGGATACGCTCCGGTCTCTCCGACCCCGTCTCAATCAGCCAATTTGTCAGCAGTatctgcagctgtgcacgGGTGGTGGCAGGGATTCGCACATCACCAACGCACTCGCGCGCGAACTCCATCGCTGGCGTTGGTGACTGCGTATCGTGCAGCAAGTTCGCCACCAAGGCGTAGTAGCTGGTCTCTGCAACATGTTCTCGGCACTCAAAAGCCGCTTGGCGAGCTGCTGTCAAGGCGGCCTCGCCGAGGCCGCCGTTGCGCAGGAGCTCCGACTGCTCTAGCCACGTCTCAGCCACCTTCTGCGGCATGCCTAATTCACGGTAGATGAGGCGGTGAAGCGCAAGGAGCGGCTCGCGGGCAGCGATGGTGTCCTCGACGTAGAACGCGCGCTGTGACAAGAGGTTCGCGATTTCCTCCTTCACCGATGACGGCAGAAGCGGAGCAGCTAGTTTCATCATCGGTGTACTCGACTGTGACACGACCGAGTCGTCAGCGCTGCAATCGTGTCCGCTGACGTGCTGAACAAAGGCTCTGGCACACAGCTGCGACACGGCATCCACGTCGCCAAGTGCATGCAAGAGCAGCGTGAGTGTGTAGCTTTGCGCGGTCAGGTCCTCCTGGCATGGAGTGCGAACCAAAGGCACTACTTTAGCGCGCTCTCTGTCTGTCACGCGACGCATGCAGGCAAGGCTGCCGGCTCCTGAGAGGGCGCGCTGGAGATGTGCAGCAGGCATGGCAAGACTGACTGGTTGACCCTTGTCAGGCCCCACTAGAGGCATCCGCGAGctcaccgccgcagcggtcGTGCACGACCCCAGCAGCGTGTCCCACTGGCCTAGTCGCCATGCTGCCTCGTTTGCGTACGCCTGTACGTGGTGACGAAGCTGCGCGAAGTCACtgagcgccgctgctcctcgcggTGCGTCGCTCAGAAGCTGAGAAAAGGTCGAGCTCTCCTTCACCGCGGCACCCACCAGACACTCTGTCGacttgccccctccctcctcaccatTCAGTACCGACGCGGAGGTGAGCAGGGAGGCTGCGTAGCGAGAGGTCATGTAGAGTTCCCCCAGCTCATTCATGCAGTGCAGAGCCGTGAGCTGGTGCTGCCCGCTGTGTGGGCGATGCTGCAAGACCAGCTCAGAGCTCCCCAGTGCCGACAGCCAGTCGCCGTTGTTCTCGAAGGAGAAGGCCGTGTCTTCCAGTGAGAGCCCAGGCGAAGCGCGGTGGATGGAGCGAGAAGACTCGCGATCGTTTAGCGCCGCAAAAATGCGTTGCAGTGGCACCGCGTCGATGACAGACGTCAGTCCAGGAATGCGGCGTTGACTCTCGACGCTGCGGAGAGCGCGAATGTTGCTGCCGATGCGGAGTGCTGCACGGCAGCGTAACGACCACGGAATGCCGTGCAGGAAGTCGCCATACATCTCAGCAAGGCGAATACAGAGGTTCTCTGTCTGCTCTTGCGTCTCGAAGACACACATGACGCGACCACGATTGCGCAGTAGCGTCCATCGGAGTTGCTCTATATCCTCCAGAAGACTGAGCacggtgtgcgcgtgctcgcGCGGCTCCTCTGGTGACACGCTCTCAGGAGGTGCCTCGTAGATGCTTTGTGATCGCAGCGACAAGACGGGGACGTTCGGCCCTCCGGCGGCGGCCTCTAGTACTGCTTTCACCTCGTGCTCGACATACTGGACGTCCTCCGCCTTGCCAGATTCCAGGATGTGCACCACCAGGTATGGCAATACAAAGAGAATGAGAGAAGCATTCTTCTTGGCGACGTtccgcagcggctgcaccaTCTCGGCGAACCAGCCTGCGCACGACATGACCAAGTGGTtgaagaaggcgaagagCCAGCGTCGATACCCGAGTGACGACGTGTACTCAGGCGTGCGGAGGCGCGTCTGCCAGTTCACTGTCAGTGAATACCGCGTTGTCGTGAACCCACCCAGGAGCTGTTTCACGTGCGGCGTCAGACGCGCCCACCAGAGGTACCGGTCAAGCTCGTCGACGTGCACGACATCttcgcggcgcagctccacgcCCTTGTGCTGAAGGCGCTCCTGCCGAGTGGAGGCTCGAATGAGCTCCTGCACTGCAAAGGCAATGCAATTGTGTAGCACCGGGTCAGCTGTGCTTGCGAATAGCCGCGGAAAGTACTCCCTCAGCAGCGTAAAAGAGAACTTGCGCCAGTTCAAAACAGTCTCCGCGTCCAGGTAAAAGGACTGCGTCCACGTCATACAATTCCACGCATCGAGGCCAGACGCCGAGGAGAGGTTCAGCAAGGCTCGCCGCTCGTCGTCTGCGGTCTTTGTGGTACACCGCGCGTCGATCAACTCTGACGCATGCGGCGCGGCAACGGCACCGAGAATGCTAATGCACCGCATCGCGTACAAGGCGCTCTCAGAGTCCGCCTCCGTGCACCGCAGAAGTGTCTGCAACACCTCCGGGTGGCCAGCGGCCGCGTGCGACAGCTGTCGGCGCGTCGCTTCATCTGCAGCGTCGAGGTACTGGTAGAGTGCACGCACGAACACGCTGCTCGACTGCAGGGAGCCAGATCGCATGACGGATACAAAACCCACGAGGAGGACGTCCGCACTGTCTCGCCGAGACTCCTGCGATCCTTCCACGGCTTCGCTGGTGACGGGGTGTCGAGCACGAAGGATGAGACGCACTAGCTCGCTGAACGTTCCGAGGACCACCTTGTACGAGTCCCAAAACGCCGCAGCCTGAGTACGGGTGTACAGGTGGCGGAGGGCGCTGAGCAAGAATCCTTTTGATTCGCTATCGAGGGCAGCGTCTTGCTCAAGGCTCACAAGACTCAACACAATGACAGCGGCCGACTCCGAGAGGTACTCGTCTGTGCAGGCGTAGACCAGCTCTCTCCACACGATGCACACGGATGGGAGCAGGCTGGGAAAGCGGGCGCAGTGGCCCAATAGCGTCGGCAGCATCAGCGCGATCGGCGTTGTCTGCGGACCCATAAAGCGAATAAAGGATGCCAAGCCAAGTAGCCATCTGCGCCGCGTCCGAGGTGACACAGTCAGCGCGACGCTTGATTCTTCTTCGTTGGCAGCACTGGCACCCTCGTTGCGGTGGGCAACCGCAGGCTCGATGTGAATGGCTTTGTAGACAGCGTCCAGCACCGCAAACATGTGTTTGCGCAGTTCCTCCGCTGCTACTGCGCGCGCCACCGGCTTCTGTAGTGAGCTCTCCACCCCGGCAGGTGTCTCTGCCGCTTCGCTCAGCGTTACCAGCTGGCCCAGCGCCCGCTCGAACACTGAAAACGAAATACCGTCAAGTACCTCCTTGCTGATCAACGCATCCCCCCCGTCCTCCTCTACGGCGTGCAGCTCGCCAGTGATCCGGTCCCGAGGTGGTGACGTGCCTGCCTCTTCGGTGTTCTCTGCCGCATCATCGCCTCCTTCCCACCTGCCGCGGCCAAAGAGTTCGTTCGCTGCCCCTCCCAAAACAGCAAGAGGGGAGTGCAGAGGTGTCGCCCCGGAGAGGCCGCGTCGCTGATGGCGCCCACTGCGAAAAGTACGGTCGTGCGCCAGCATCTGCGCATCGGCCTCGAGGGAAACAATGTGAAAGGCAACAAAGTGGATCGTCGATCGCACCACTGCCGGTATGTCCTTGATGTTCTTCTTGATGTAGCTCACCGCTTCTGCAAGGTACATCATTTGCTTCGCGACTGCTTTGCTGCCGCACTCGTAGAGCACGTACGCCAGCGCCCCCGCTACTGCTTTCCAGTCCGCAATCTTTTCCTGGTCCATGAGATGCCTCAGCTTTGCTCGGGTGGCCTCGTCGCCAGGCACTACAGTAGATATTGCAGCTCTCGCCGCTAGTGTTCCACCAGCAACTTGGTCCACACCTGCCGAGGTGACATAGCGTCCCAGCAAATCCAGCGACGACGTCAAGACCACCTTCAAGTCGCGGTCTTCCTTATCTACAATGGCCCTAAAGAGCGAAGAAAACACAAATGGCCGCTCGCGGAAGCGAAGCAGATCCGTGGCAGACCAGGCAAACAGCGCCATTACGCACCGGGCTGTCTCGATGCAGAGGCCCATGACAGCCAGTGCGGTGTCGTCGTGTGTAGAGCGTACGCTTTGATATACCACGTAGAGGTCGAAGCAGAGACACACCCATGCACGCCCCTCCTGGGTAACCCGTTCAGAGACGGTCATCCAGGCCTCCTGCATTGCTACAGACTCCGCTGTAAGagacagcagctgccgcttgCTGTCCGGTTCATCAGACGCGGCCGATGGTGCACTACATGAGCGCTGAAAAAACCGTCGGCCCAACCACAGCAGCTGAAGAATCGGTGCGCTAGATTCAACGATAGATTGAGCGTCGTTATTTCTTCTCGCTGACAGCACTGCCGACAACAATCGCTCAGTCCCCGAGAGCTGCactagcagcagcggcggcatcgccgcATTGCCTACTGTGCGCTCTGGGTCGGTCAATTGCTGACTCCAGAGCACCAGCTCACGCAAGGCGTAGTAGCAGATAGGGTCTGTGACCTTGCACGCGCGCGCTAACGTGAGGCTGAAGAGCCCCTTCACGTCCTTCGCCACAAAAGGAGGAGACAGTGCAATGGAGGCGTGTGCCAGGCAAACCGCCGAGCACTCGAGGGCACTTGTGTCGTCGTGTCTACTACTACTTGCGCGATCAGTGGCAGGCATAGCCCCGTGTTGCACCTCGTCCCCGTCAAGTACCGAACCTCCACCCTTTCCGTCACACCTGAAGTGCCGGGTGAAGGCGAGAAGTGCGGGCAGGAGCTGCGACCTGTTAAGCTGCACAATTTTTTCCAGCTGCTTCGTTTTCGAggcgcactgctgtgatAGGCGACCGTCCTGCGGTGCTCCACTCGCAGCACCTTCCGCTGCAGTTTTTCCGATTTTCGAGCTGAGGAGAGCGCGGCCCACTGTTCTCTTGCCGTGTCGACGtcccttcttcgcctcctcgttTCCCTCCAGAACGTCCTcagcgctgtcgtcgtcgtccacgTCCACTACCATCGCGGCCTGCGCCAGAGGCTGTCTGAGAGTGCTACTCCGCTCACGGGACGGCATCGCATCCACCGAAGCGCCGTTCCACCCCTGGGCCTTGTCAGGCACAGCAATGGCAGCAAGGCGGTACTTGATGTTCACCAGCAGCATGAGGATGCAGGAAGAACTACGAAACAGGCTTTCAACAGCCACTGCGGCCCCGCTAGAGTCAGCATACGCCCCACCTTTGCCGTTattcctgcagcgccaccattCGGCGTCCCACTGGAGTTTTGTGAGAAGGGCGCACAGAGTCTGAAGTAGCTGCACGACAATGGGGAAATGACTCGCAGTGGACTCGTACGCACGCTGCAGGCGTCCCGCTACCTGTCTGCTGTCCGCAGTGGCACCAGGAAGAGCCGTAGAGAGAGGCGAATGCGAGGTTAACGGTGATGACCATGCGCCATCTCGCTGCATCGTCTCGGCCAGTGCACGTTGAAGTGCTTCGGCAAGTCCAGCAGCTCGACAGAGAAATACCTCTCCTGCTTTGGCCGACGTCAAGGCGTGAGGTGGCAGCGTCAGCAGTCGCCGACTCCATCCAAGGCCTGAGCCGGCACGAAACAGGGTCATGGTGGTTTCTCGATCCAGCATCTGCCACAGGGGTGCAGCGACCCCGAGAGCCGCGGAAGCTCCTTTTCGCCGAGCGGAAATACTGCTCTCGAGCTTCTCCATGACGCGCGCCACGGTGTCGGACTTATGAATCTCTCCGTTCTCCGAGCTCGTTGGAAAAGCGTGCATCAGGACAGTGATGGCTTGGATGAGTAGACTGTAGGACGGCGACTCGTGGTGGTGCATTACCTCCAGCGTCTCAGTCAGGGCACCCTGAAACGCTGCTACATCGCACCGGACGATCGGGGACGAGGCCTTGAGGCCTGCCTGAACCGCCAGTGCGTTTGCCTCTAGCAAACGGTAGGCAGAGACGTCAATACAGTTCTTCGCGCGGTTCACCACATTTGCCACGCAGGCTGCCAGCGCTGGTACGTTGAAGAAGGACAGAATTCGGATCGGCAGAAACGTCAACTCAGGCTCGACTGCAAAAGACGGCAACTgggtgcacagcagcgaagcAGTGAACGACGAGAGGGGCAGCTCATTCACGAGAAGCTGCAAGTGGTGGCTGTGCGCCGCGAGCAGCTTTTGCTCCTCCATCTGCATTGTCTCCGCTAACGCACTCGTCTGCACCACTGTGCTGTGAAAGACTCTCTCACAGAACCATACCCACTGCTGTAATGTGATCATGGCTGAAACACTACGCCGTATACCGGACTCGGTGTTCGCAACGATGTCGTCCACGATTGTATCAGGTCTGGCGTACAACTCCAAGCAccactgcaccgccacctcccaCATCTGCACAAGACACGCCCTCATCGCGCCTTGGCCATCAGTCCCCGCTCCGCCGCGGTGTTGTGCCGAGGCCACAAGTGAGTCTAGCTCCGCTGTGCTGAGGCACCGACACCACTCAAACAGCGCCTCTTCTGCAACGGTAATGTCAAAGACCgacgtgcacgtgtgtgacCCTCGGCGACTCCACTGAGCCGCCAAGACAGACAAGATGAGAGGCCCCTGTACATGCGGAAGCAAGCGAGGGTCCACTACCGCGAAATAGCGAAGAGTGTGCCACGCCGCGTCGTGCTGCACACGGTTCACCACGCCACCCCCAGCCCCGGGGACTGCGCTGGAGACAAGATGGCAGGCGACGTCACAGAGAAGTCCGACGCGGtcgggggaaagagaaacaagaaGCCGCTCCTCGCTGAGTCGCACGATCAGACGCAAGAGGCATGCCTGTATGCAGCGCGCCTCGTAGAGGGTCTCCACACAAGTGCAGGTGGAgaacgcctcctccagctgctgcatgttGCCCTCCATGTCCGATTCCAAAGCCGTCGAAGCCACAGATGGCAGTAAGCCCTCTGCCTGTGACAACAGCGCCGCGGAGGGTTGAATGGACAGCCGAAGGAACAGGGCGCTCTCGGATTCCTCGGCAGGGCTGTTGAAGTGCGCCGTGACCTCCGAGAGAAGCTCAAACACGAGGTTCGAAAGTTGAGCAAAGGCATCGCGCTCCGTACGGTGCAGCGCCCGTGAGACAAAAAGGAGGCCCTCGAGAAGTCTCTCAGACGTGTCCTTCCATGACCGCAGCCGAGCATCGTTCAGCACTGCCAGTACACCAAACAGGGTCAGACAACCGTGGAGCGCGGCGGCTGGGCAGACGATAGCGAAGCGCAAGAGGACCAGATACAGGCGAAGCGCGATTGCGACGTGGGCCGCATCCTTGCCGTAGTGACGGCGGTAATACACGTCAAAGAGTGCGCCACCGACATTCCACtgatgcgctgcagagggagaggcaaggAAGAGAAACGTGCGTAGCCTCCACAACAGGCCCCATAATGACTGTGTGACGGCCTCTGATGCCTTTGTTTCGGGAGAAAGGTTGCCGCTAAGCTGGAGCTGAAGCTGCTTGATTTGTTCCCCAATGCCAGCCAGTTCGTCACGgatgccagcgctgccgcttctcttgTTATTACTGACAGACAACGCACCGCTTTCGGTGCGCAGCCGCACAGGCGCTGGCTCAAGGTGCTCATCATCCATGACGGCTTCCATAGAGCGGAGAACCTCTCAGGCGGGGCTGCGGGCGGGTCCAGGAGCGAAAAAAGTGGGGAAGTACAGACAGAGATACGTTC
The nucleotide sequence above comes from Leishmania braziliensis MHOM/BR/75/M2904 complete genome, chromosome 32. Encoded proteins:
- a CDS encoding putative phosphatidylinositol 3-related kinase, with the translated sequence MEAVMDDEHLEPAPVRLRTESGALSVSNNKRSGSAGIRDELAGIGEQIKQLQLQLSGNLSPETKASEAVTQSLWGLLWRLRTFLFLASPSAAHQWNVGGALFDVYYRRHYGKDAAHVAIALRLYLVLLRFAIVCPAAALHGCLTLFGVLAVLNDARLRSWKDTSERLLEGLLFVSRALHRTERDAFAQLSNLVFELLSEVTAHFNSPAEESESALFLRLSIQPSAALLSQAEGLLPSVASTALESDMEGNMQQLEEAFSTCTCVETLYEARCIQACLLRLIVRLSEERLLVSLSPDRVGLLCDVACHLVSSAVPGAGGGVVNRVQHDAAWHTLRYFAVVDPRLLPHVQGPLILSVLAAQWSRRGSHTCTSVFDITVAEEALFEWCRCLSTAELDSLVASAQHRGGAGTDGQGAMRACLVQMWEVAVQWCLELYARPDTIVDDIVANTESGIRRSVSAMITLQQWVWFCERVFHSTVVQTSALAETMQMEEQKLLAAHSHHLQLLVNELPLSSFTASLLCTQLPSFAVEPELTFLPIRILSFFNVPALAACVANVVNRAKNCIDVSAYRLLEANALAVQAGLKASSPIVRCDVAAFQGALTETLEVMHHHESPSYSLLIQAITVLMHAFPTSSENGEIHKSDTVARVMEKLESSISARRKGASAALGVAAPLWQMLDRETTMTLFRAGSGLGWSRRLLTLPPHALTSAKAGEVFLCRAAGLAEALQRALAETMQRDGAWSSPLTSHSPLSTALPGATADSRQVAGRLQRAYESTASHFPIVVQLLQTLCALLTKLQWDAEWWRCRNNGKGGAYADSSGAAVAVESLFRSSSCILMLLVNIKYRLAAIAVPDKAQGWNGASVDAMPSRERSSTLRQPLAQAAMVVDVDDDDSAEDVLEGNEEAKKGRRHGKRTVGRALLSSKIGKTAAEGAASGAPQDGRLSQQCASKTKQLEKIVQLNRSQLLPALLAFTRHFRCDGKGGGSVLDGDEVQHGAMPATDRASSSRHDDTSALECSAVCLAHASIALSPPFVAKDVKGLFSLTLARACKVTDPICYYALRELVLWSQQLTDPERTVGNAAMPPLLLVQLSGTERLLSAVLSARRNNDAQSIVESSAPILQLLWLGRRFFQRSCSAPSAASDEPDSKRQLLSLTAESVAMQEAWMTVSERVTQEGRAWVCLCFDLYVVYQSVRSTHDDTALAVMGLCIETARCVMALFAWSATDLLRFRERPFVFSSLFRAIVDKEDRDLKVVLTSSLDLLGRYVTSAGVDQVAGGTLAARAAISTVVPGDEATRAKLRHLMDQEKIADWKAVAGALAYVLYECGSKAVAKQMMYLAEAVSYIKKNIKDIPAVVRSTIHFVAFHIVSLEADAQMLAHDRTFRSGRHQRRGLSGATPLHSPLAVLGGAANELFGRGRWEGGDDAAENTEEAGTSPPRDRITGELHAVEEDGGDALISKEVLDGISFSVFERALGQLVTLSEAAETPAGVESSLQKPVARAVAAEELRKHMFAVLDAVYKAIHIEPAVAHRNEGASAANEEESSVALTVSPRTRRRWLLGLASFIRFMGPQTTPIALMLPTLLGHCARFPSLLPSVCIVWRELVYACTDEYLSESAAVIVLSLVSLEQDAALDSESKGFLLSALRHLYTRTQAAAFWDSYKVVLGTFSELVRLILRARHPVTSEAVEGSQESRRDSADVLLVGFVSVMRSGSLQSSSVFVRALYQYLDAADEATRRQLSHAAAGHPEVLQTLLRCTEADSESALYAMRCISILGAVAAPHASELIDARCTTKTADDERRALLNLSSASGLDAWNCMTWTQSFYLDAETVLNWRKFSFTLLREYFPRLFASTADPVLHNCIAFAVQELIRASTRQERLQHKGVELRREDVVHVDELDRYLWWARLTPHVKQLLGGFTTTRYSLTVNWQTRLRTPEYTSSLGYRRWLFAFFNHLVMSCAGWFAEMVQPLRNVAKKNASLILFVLPYLVVHILESGKAEDVQYVEHEVKAVLEAAAGGPNVPVLSLRSQSIYEAPPESVSPEEPREHAHTVLSLLEDIEQLRWTLLRNRGRVMCVFETQEQTENLCIRLAEMYGDFLHGIPWSLRCRAALRIGSNIRALRSVESQRRIPGLTSVIDAVPLQRIFAALNDRESSRSIHRASPGLSLEDTAFSFENNGDWLSALGSSELVLQHRPHSGQHQLTALHCMNELGELYMTSRYAASLLTSASVLNGEEGGGKSTECLVGAAVKESSTFSQLLSDAPRGAAALSDFAQLRHHVQAYANEAAWRLGQWDTLLGSCTTAAAVSSRMPLVGPDKGQPVSLAMPAAHLQRALSGAGSLACMRRVTDRERAKVVPLVRTPCQEDLTAQSYTLTLLLHALGDVDAVSQLCARAFVQHVSGHDCSADDSVVSQSSTPMMKLAAPLLPSSVKEEIANLLSQRAFYVEDTIAAREPLLALHRLIYRELGMPQKVAETWLEQSELLRNGGLGEAALTAARQAAFECREHVAETSYYALVANLLHDTQSPTPAMEFARECVGDVRIPATTRAQLQILLTNWLIETGSERPERILAEYDKARELDRTSELAHHQMALFYDHLHTLASNASEGAVAQLTAAATSPTSSGTTNMSAAAMYSAALQHQKEMVDSIQKYATRAIVHFGEALLRGVEKASVSLPRMLTLWLDGTVFLGGLLSTTAGKLDGTVSAALVEMNNRIREFVLSTVRPVIPPAVVMTALPQLLSRLGHPVAAVRTVLTDIVLHLLNHFPQQCLWLVLPMALSKEGPKEVVETQIIAPFAGNPRNEPVLRHSKFICDTLLTICNCSASLFPKEKGLTQLSPVQQITPMLPAAKFIVPVLSNLTPDIRATSNGAVFPTAPCFDRFDDRVVVMRSLQKPKRIWVHTNDGREMSFLCKAKDEPRKDIRMMEVAALMNSFFLSDPEAKRKRFSLRRYSITALSDDCAVIEWLNDTTPLAKVAMECYALDRSGVHISSVKKWVTLVDEKKISKMELFTKYILPEAPPVMHQWLDRTFASNQSWYEARNLFTQSTALWSIAGHIVGLGDRHAENLMIDMERGELLHVDFACMFDNGEKLEVPEQVRFRLTQNLTDVMGVLGAYGPFQATCEVALRCEMKNKSAVMSIIETLLHEPLMEWRRQNSRSHSSSGPKQLMERVARRLDGFLDLYSVPAQRDTLSLNVESQVAKLIHHSSDLNNLSQMYIWWMAWI